From the Salarias fasciatus chromosome 16, fSalaFa1.1, whole genome shotgun sequence genome, one window contains:
- the LOC115403572 gene encoding skin secretory protein xP2 isoform X2 produces the protein MMSYLWILLIGSLLATSATAQDDTAPAEEGADPAAPTPEPEPVPEADGEPEADTGAEEASPADPEPDAAPEANAEDPAAPAEEDAAPDTPADDGADADAPAVEDPAPEAAEGAEAADPPAAEESDPPAAEETDAPAVEEADSPAAEETGTPAVEEADQDAPAEEDQAPETSTDAKVEPAPASDAPETDQPSPDPAKEESEADDTAPSATDNTEANKEEEPTDPAANEDTSVPAVEEKAETEVKIDDVVDVPTIKEAAAPEVNEDAGFDLADALGGGDAAVADPPQPGKSRSFGVAEVAADASGSADDSQPKEGSSGSLAGILSAVVLSAVGAVSSYFAYQKKKLCFKNRQEADPEAAHKADAAEAQADPQVLSTLLNSS, from the exons ATGACACAGccccagcagaggagggagcgGATCCTGCGGCGCCAAcccctgaaccagaaccagtccCAGAGGCTGACGGAGAACCGGAGGCAGACACGGGCGCAGAG GAAGCATCACCGGCAGACCCTGAGCCCGATGCTGCCCCTGAAGCCAACGCCGAAgacccagcagctcctgcagaggaggaTGCAGCGCCAGACACTCCTGCAGATGATGGGGCTGATGCCGACGCTCCTGCAGTAGAAGATCCAGCGCCAGAGGCTGCCGAGGGAGCCGAGGCAGCAGACCCGCCTGCAGCCGAAGAGTCGGACCCCCCTGCGGCCGAAGAGACAGATGCTCCCGCGGTCGAAGAGGCAGATTCTCCTGCAGCCGAAGAGACAGGTACTCCTGCAGTCGAAGAGGCAGATCAAGATGCTCCTGCTGAGGAAGACCAGGCGCCAGAGACTTCAACTGACGCCAAAGTTGAACCAg CTCCTGCATCAGACGCGCCAGAGACTGACCAACCATCACCAGATCCAGCTAAAGAGGAG AGTGAAGCTGATGATACGGCCCCGTCAGCAACAGACAACACCGAAGCAAATAAAGAGGAAGAGCCCACTGATCCAGCTGCAAATGAGGATACGTCAGTACCCGCAgttgaagaaaaagcagaaacggAAGTCAAAATAGATGATGTAGTGGATGTACCGACAA TCAaagaagctgctgctcctgaagTGAATGAAG atgctGGGTTTGACTTGGCAGATGCCCTCGGTGGTGGAGACGCCGCAGTTGCTGACCCACCGCAGCCAGGAAAGAGCCGCAGTTTTGGAGTAGCCG AAGTTGCTGCTGACGCTTCGGGCAGCG CAGACGATTCTCAACCCAAAG AGGGAAGTTCTGGCTCTTTAGCAGGAATCCTGTCTGCAGTTGTTTTGTCTGCAGTGGGCGCAGTCAGCTCGTACTTCGCCTACCAGAAGAAGAAACTGTGCTTCAAGAACAGACAGG AAGCGGATCCCGAGGCTGCACACAAAGCGGATGCAGCAGAGGCTCAGGCCGATCCTCAGG TCCTCAGCACCCTGTTGAACTCCTCCTAG
- the LOC115403572 gene encoding skin secretory protein xP2 isoform X3, with the protein MMSYLWILLIGSLLATSATAQDDTAPAEEGADPAAPTPEPEPVPEADGEPEADTGAEEASPADPEPDAAPEANAEDPAAPAEEDAAPDTPADDGADADAPAVEDPAPEAAEGAEAADPPAAEESDPPAAEETDAPAVEEADSPAAEETGTPAVEEADQDAPAEEDQAPETSTDAKVEPAPASDAPETDQPSPDPAKESEADDTAPSATDNTEANKEEEPTDPAANEDTSVPAVEEKAETEVKIDDVVDVPTIKEAAAPEVNEDAGFDLADALGGGDAAVADPPQPGKSRSFGVAEVAADASGSAADDSQPKEGSSGSLAGILSAVVLSAVGAVSSYFAYQKKKLCFKNRQEADPEAAHKADAAEAQADPQVLSTLLNSS; encoded by the exons ATGACACAGccccagcagaggagggagcgGATCCTGCGGCGCCAAcccctgaaccagaaccagtccCAGAGGCTGACGGAGAACCGGAGGCAGACACGGGCGCAGAG GAAGCATCACCGGCAGACCCTGAGCCCGATGCTGCCCCTGAAGCCAACGCCGAAgacccagcagctcctgcagaggaggaTGCAGCGCCAGACACTCCTGCAGATGATGGGGCTGATGCCGACGCTCCTGCAGTAGAAGATCCAGCGCCAGAGGCTGCCGAGGGAGCCGAGGCAGCAGACCCGCCTGCAGCCGAAGAGTCGGACCCCCCTGCGGCCGAAGAGACAGATGCTCCCGCGGTCGAAGAGGCAGATTCTCCTGCAGCCGAAGAGACAGGTACTCCTGCAGTCGAAGAGGCAGATCAAGATGCTCCTGCTGAGGAAGACCAGGCGCCAGAGACTTCAACTGACGCCAAAGTTGAACCAg CTCCTGCATCAGACGCGCCAGAGACTGACCAACCATCACCAGATCCAGCTAAAGAG AGTGAAGCTGATGATACGGCCCCGTCAGCAACAGACAACACCGAAGCAAATAAAGAGGAAGAGCCCACTGATCCAGCTGCAAATGAGGATACGTCAGTACCCGCAgttgaagaaaaagcagaaacggAAGTCAAAATAGATGATGTAGTGGATGTACCGACAA TCAaagaagctgctgctcctgaagTGAATGAAG atgctGGGTTTGACTTGGCAGATGCCCTCGGTGGTGGAGACGCCGCAGTTGCTGACCCACCGCAGCCAGGAAAGAGCCGCAGTTTTGGAGTAGCCG AAGTTGCTGCTGACGCTTCGGGCAGCG CAGCAGACGATTCTCAACCCAAAG AGGGAAGTTCTGGCTCTTTAGCAGGAATCCTGTCTGCAGTTGTTTTGTCTGCAGTGGGCGCAGTCAGCTCGTACTTCGCCTACCAGAAGAAGAAACTGTGCTTCAAGAACAGACAGG AAGCGGATCCCGAGGCTGCACACAAAGCGGATGCAGCAGAGGCTCAGGCCGATCCTCAGG TCCTCAGCACCCTGTTGAACTCCTCCTAG
- the LOC115403572 gene encoding skin secretory protein xP2 isoform X1, translating to MMSYLWILLIGSLLATSATAQDDTAPAEEGADPAAPTPEPEPVPEADGEPEADTGAEEASPADPEPDAAPEANAEDPAAPAEEDAAPDTPADDGADADAPAVEDPAPEAAEGAEAADPPAAEESDPPAAEETDAPAVEEADSPAAEETGTPAVEEADQDAPAEEDQAPETSTDAKVEPAPASDAPETDQPSPDPAKEESEADDTAPSATDNTEANKEEEPTDPAANEDTSVPAVEEKAETEVKIDDVVDVPTIKEAAAPEVNEDAGFDLADALGGGDAAVADPPQPGKSRSFGVAEVAADASGSAADDSQPKEGSSGSLAGILSAVVLSAVGAVSSYFAYQKKKLCFKNRQEADPEAAHKADAAEAQADPQVLSTLLNSS from the exons ATGACACAGccccagcagaggagggagcgGATCCTGCGGCGCCAAcccctgaaccagaaccagtccCAGAGGCTGACGGAGAACCGGAGGCAGACACGGGCGCAGAG GAAGCATCACCGGCAGACCCTGAGCCCGATGCTGCCCCTGAAGCCAACGCCGAAgacccagcagctcctgcagaggaggaTGCAGCGCCAGACACTCCTGCAGATGATGGGGCTGATGCCGACGCTCCTGCAGTAGAAGATCCAGCGCCAGAGGCTGCCGAGGGAGCCGAGGCAGCAGACCCGCCTGCAGCCGAAGAGTCGGACCCCCCTGCGGCCGAAGAGACAGATGCTCCCGCGGTCGAAGAGGCAGATTCTCCTGCAGCCGAAGAGACAGGTACTCCTGCAGTCGAAGAGGCAGATCAAGATGCTCCTGCTGAGGAAGACCAGGCGCCAGAGACTTCAACTGACGCCAAAGTTGAACCAg CTCCTGCATCAGACGCGCCAGAGACTGACCAACCATCACCAGATCCAGCTAAAGAGGAG AGTGAAGCTGATGATACGGCCCCGTCAGCAACAGACAACACCGAAGCAAATAAAGAGGAAGAGCCCACTGATCCAGCTGCAAATGAGGATACGTCAGTACCCGCAgttgaagaaaaagcagaaacggAAGTCAAAATAGATGATGTAGTGGATGTACCGACAA TCAaagaagctgctgctcctgaagTGAATGAAG atgctGGGTTTGACTTGGCAGATGCCCTCGGTGGTGGAGACGCCGCAGTTGCTGACCCACCGCAGCCAGGAAAGAGCCGCAGTTTTGGAGTAGCCG AAGTTGCTGCTGACGCTTCGGGCAGCG CAGCAGACGATTCTCAACCCAAAG AGGGAAGTTCTGGCTCTTTAGCAGGAATCCTGTCTGCAGTTGTTTTGTCTGCAGTGGGCGCAGTCAGCTCGTACTTCGCCTACCAGAAGAAGAAACTGTGCTTCAAGAACAGACAGG AAGCGGATCCCGAGGCTGCACACAAAGCGGATGCAGCAGAGGCTCAGGCCGATCCTCAGG TCCTCAGCACCCTGTTGAACTCCTCCTAG
- the arsh gene encoding arylsulfatase H, translating into MRFALLVHLLWLHFAAESFIRGEEVHRKPNIVLMMVDDLGIGDIGCYGNDSIRTPNIDRLASEGVKLTQHIAAAPLCTPSRAAFVTGRYAVRSGMTSVGRVQVLLFLGGSGGLPPDETTFAKRLQQQGYTTGLVGKWHLGVSCERRGDHCHHPNQHGFSYFYGLPFTLFNDCVSGEGSDVLADLQEKLQNLAMLFGLTLVCVHVCGLFEARPWLVVPLLFLTILATAVWYVPFKLVPTWNCIIMRNQEVIEQPMTVETLPQRLLGEAQNFIRRNADRPFLLFFSLAHVHVPLFKNPAFAGKSRHGRYGDNLEEMDWMIGQLTETVDSLGLASNTLIYFTSDHGGHLEDSDSTTGQKGGWNSLYKGGKAMGGWEGGIRVPGIFRWPGRLAAGRVVDEPTSLMDLYPTLKYLAEDTLPDRLLDGHNLMPLLEGKVGRSDHEFMFHYCGIYLNAVRWHPPGSDSIFKIHFFTPNFSPPGAVGCYDTHVCMCHGEHVTHHNPPLLYDLSRDPSESRPLSPETEPRYAEILEQTATAVARHESTLTSGQTSDEARPHAVQVQMTWEKILWRPWLQPCCGTFPFCRCKENMTHVVDQKIQE; encoded by the exons ATGAG GTTTGCCCTGTTAGTACATCTCCTCTGGCTGCATTTCGCAGCAGAAAGCTTCATTCGAGGAGAGGAGGTCCACAGGAAGCCCAACATTGTCCTGATGATGGTGGATGACTTGGGCATCGGTGACATTGGCTGCTACGGCAATGATTCCATCAG GACTCCGAACATCGACAGGCTGGCCTCTGAAGGGGTGAAGCTGACTCAGCACATCGCAGCTGCTCCTCTTTGCACGCCGAGCAGAGCCGCTTTTGTGACGGGCCGCTACGCAGTCCGTTCAG GAATGACGAGCGTGGGGCGCGTCCAGGTGCTGCTGTTTCTGGGAGGCTCTGGGGGGCTTCCCCCTGACGAGACCACCTTTGCTAAAAGGCTTCAGCAGCAAGGATACACCACTGGTCTAGTGG GTAAATGGCACCTGGGTGTGAGCTGTGAGCGCAGAGGGGATCACTGCCATCACCCCAACCAGCACGGCTTCAGCTACTTCTACGGCCTGCCGTTTACTCTGTTCAATGACTGCGTGTCAGGGGAGGGCAGCGACGTGCTGGCAGACCTCCAGGAAAAACTCCAAAATCTGGCCATGCTGTTTGGACTCACTCTG gTGTGTGTCCATGTATGTGGCCTGTTTGAAGCCAGGCCGTGGCTCGTGGTGCCACTTTTATTTCTCACCATCCTAGCAACCGCAGTGTGGTATGTGCCCTTTAAGCTGGTGCCAACCTGGAACTGCATCATCATGAGGAACCAAGAAGTCATTGAACAGCCAATGACAGTGGAGACCCTGCCCCAGAGACTGCTGGGAGAAGCTCAGAATTTTATAAGGAG GAATGCCGATCGtcccttcctcctctttttctcgTTGGCTCACGTTCACGTGCCGCTGTTCAAAAATCCTGCCTTTGCTGGCAAGAGTCGCCACGGTCGCTATGGTGACAATCTGGAGGAGATGGACTGGATGATTG GTCAGCTAACGGAGACAGTGGACTCCCTCGGACTGGCCAGCAATACTCTGATATACTTCACATCAGACCACGGTGGACACCTGGAGGACTCCGATTCCACCACTGGACAGAAAGGAGGCTGGAACAGTTTATACAAAG GGGGGAAGGCCATGGGGGGCTGGGAAGGAGGCATCCGGGTCCCGGGGATTTTCCGCTGGCCTGGCAGACTGGCAGCAGGAAGAGTTGTGGATGAGCCCACCAGCCTCATGGATCTGTACCCCACCCTGAAATATTTAGCTGAGGATACACTGCCTGACAG GCTGTTAGACGGCCATAACCTCATGCCGCTGCTGGAGGGAAAAGTTGGACGATCGGACCATGAATTCATGTTTCACTACTGTGGCATTTACCTGAACGCTGTGCGATGGCACCCGCCTGGAA GTGACTCCATCTTTAAGATACACTTTTTCACTCCCAACTTCTCACCCCCGGGTGCTGTTGGATGTTACgacacacacgtgtgcatgTGCCACGGAGAGCATGTGACGCACCACAACCCGCCGCTGCTGTACGACCTGTCCCGCGACCCCTCGGAGTCCAGACCTCTGAGCCCAGAGACCGAGCCGCGGTACGCTGAAATACTCGAACAGACCGCCACCGCGGTGGCCAGACACGAGAGCACCCTCACGAGCGGACAGACGTCGGATGAGGCTCGCCCACACGCGGTTCAAGTTCAGATGACTTGGGAGAAAATCTTGTGGAGACCCTGGCTTCAGCCCTGCTGTGGGACGTTTCCGTTCTGCAGGTGCAAAGAGAACATGACACATGTTGTAGATCAAAAAATCCAAGAGTAG